The Salvelinus alpinus chromosome 3, SLU_Salpinus.1, whole genome shotgun sequence genome segment gcacccaaaATGGTTACTTGTATAGTgtagtcttttgttaagacatgtagctagctagctacatgtcttaacaaaagactccactcattgtttagctagctagctaatcccaactcatgacattaccaccctgcatgaatctgctggtagctaaccaaccaggttcaatgttagctagctaacattaggctataactagccaagaaaatggctctgagatacgaataataagatcatacacgtaactttggctagcgagccagccagctaacgttagctagcaaacagtacactttaacttgtaatgaaaccactttctttcaaaattagaaacatgtaatatttgaaaatatagctagctagactatcttacccgtatacatcatggaTGGACGTGACTCCTGTCACGGATACCATGGGTGCCCTTACTTTGAATATGTAATCTTGAGACAGGAGTTTTTTCTCCATGTCCTCAGCTATTATACTTAAATTCCAATGATTTCAAAACTcgatagacagaagcgtgctatatgtCAAACCAATCCAagctcatctctcggcatgtccagcccactcattatgtCAGCCAATCAttgctagcgggaaggttgctgcttttgtctgtggctaaaccaaccagGCTCGTCATTTAACATTTTTAtgcgtatttacagatggcaaacaaatttgttattaaggcacatgaaagttcactgTTCGAGGAGGCATTTCTGccttgataaaaaaataaaagtttacgttcaaacggctcttctgtgaagtagtgaccctattttcctgaaacgagtcacatatgctgaacgcttgttggctgcttttacttcactctgcggtccaactcatcccaaaccatctccactgggttgaggtcaggggattgtggaggccaggtcatctgatgcagcactccatcactctccttcttggtcaaatagcccttacacagcctggaggtatgttgggttattgtcctgttgaaaagcaaatgatagtcccactaagcgcaaaccagatgggatggcatattgctgcagaatactgtggtagccatgctgcttaagtgtgtcttgaattctaaataaatcagtgacagtgtcaccagcaaagtacaccctcaccatcacaccacctcctccatgcttcacggtgggaaccacacattcgtaaatcatccattcacctactctgcgtctcacaaagacacagcggttggaaccaaaaatctaaaatttggactcatcagaccaaaggacaaatttccaccattctaatgtccattgctcatgtttcttggcccaagcaagtctcttcttattattggtgtccttttaatagtggtttctttgcagcaattcgaccacgaaggcctgattcatgcagtctcctctgaacagttgatgttgagatgtgtctgttatttgaactctgtgaagcatttatttggggtgcaatgtctgaggctggtaactctaatgaacttatcctatgcagcagaggtaactcttggtcttcctttcctgtggcggtcctcatgagagccagtttcatcattgcgcttgatgggttttgcgactgcacttgaagaaactttcaaagttcttgaaatgttccggattgactgaccttcgtgtcttaaagtaatgatggactgtcatttctctttgcttatttgagcagttctttccataatatggacttggtctttaaccaaatagggctatcgtctgtatatcacccctactatgtcacaacacaactgattggctcaaacacattaaaaaggaaagaaattccagaaattaagttttaacaaggcacacctgttaatataaatgcattccaggtgactacctcatgaagctggttgagagaatgccaagattgtgcaaagctgtcatcaaggcaaagggtggctactttgaagaatttgaaatatataatatattttgatttgtttaaaactttttttgcttactaaatgattccatatgttttatgctatagttttgatgtcttcactattattctacaataatgaaaatagtttttttcttttactttaaaaaaaacttgaatgagtagatgtgtccaaacgtgtgactggtgctgtatttatgtaaatgttatcAGAAAAACTATCAAATGACTCAAATGAAACCTTACCACATAAAGGTACTAACGGCAGATATATAAACATCATTTAATACACTCAAAACAGTAAAGCATTGACAGGTAAGTGTTGGTATTGAACATACTAATATTGGTCTTTGACAAAGTACAGTGTGAAGGATATATATATTACAGTAATGTGCATAATGTGGGTATTATCATGTATTTGTCATATCTAAAATGTATCCTTAAAGGAATATATACATTAAAAGGAATTTTGTATTACATTTTGTGTTTGAAACAAATCTCTGCTACTGATTACTaaataataaaaatgtatatacGGTAAACAAAAGAGACCCCATAAACATGCCGTTCCAACGGAACACTTGAACAAGTGCTTTTACAAACTTAACAGCAAAAATTGCAAGCTTCAGGTCTCTCTTGATGTGAATATTTTGTCCCAGTGAGACTAACGTGGAGATATAAAGTTGAAGTGAAAAACACGTTAAAAAGATGGCGTAGTCAGCAGCTAATGTTTCATCTCATTCAGTCTCTCCTGTACCTTCTGTGGCTGGTCAAACTGCACCAGTCTGAGGATGTTCTTGTTCTCCATCACTCCCTGGATAAACTCCTCCTCTGTTAGCTTATCTGAAAGGACAGAACACATAACAGATACAATAATAGATATATTTACAATGCTCATCGCACATAAGCTCAAAATGCATTCATCAAAATACAATATACATGATTTTCTTGAACTATTCTTTGActattcttatggctgcagtcccggtaacgggaccgatatgacaacagccaatccaagtgcagggcaccaaattcaaaaaccagaaatctcataattaaaattcctcagacattcatgtgtcttatataattttaaaggtaatcttgttgttaatcccaccaaagtgtccgatttcaaataggcttttcagcgaaagcactacaaacgattatgttaggtcaccacaaaaccaaaaataatcacagccatttttcccagctaaagatagcttcacaaaaaccagaatagagataaaatgaatcactaaccttcgattattttcatcagatgacactcataggacttcatgttacacaatacatgcatgttttgtttgattaaattcatatttatataaaaaaatctgagtttacattgaggctacaagattcactaaatgcaaaaacatcaagtgactttgcatagcccatcgtttcaacatgaatactcatcataaatatagatgataatacaagttatacacattgaattatagatataccgctccttaatgcaaccgctatgtcagatttcaaaaaaactttacggaaaaataattgcacgctataatctgagacggtgctcaaaagtagcataccacagctgcaaagatggcgtcactataaacaataaaatacatgataaatattccattacctttgatgatctagatcagaaagcacaccaggaattccaggtccacaataaatgtttgttttgttcgaaaaaaatccgttatttatgtccaaataccttcttttgatagcgcgtctggtttacatatccaaatgccaattctggtcagcgttatatcggacaaaaacttcaaaatgtgatattaccggtcgaagaaacatttcaaactaagtactgaatcaatctcattaggatgtttttaacatatagcttcaataaagttccaaccggagtattcgttcttgtctgcgtgagcaatggaacgtcagtgGCTTGCATGAAGAAAAGGCATGATCAGgacatggctgcttgatggacacctgactgattctgctctcattctctcccacaacatcatagaagtctcattggaatttctattgattgctgacatctagtggaaccgctaggcagtgcaacatcattcataactcaattggatttcttaagggactctggtgaaaacagacaagctcagatttctgacttcctgttttgatttcaactcaggattttgcctgccaatatgagttatgttaatctcacagacataattcaaacagttttagaaactttagagtgttttctatccaatactaataataatatgcaaatattaggaactatgactgaggagcaggccgtttgaaatgggcacctttcatccaagctactcaatactgccccttcagccataagaagttttaaacatgAAAACAACGCTTACCATTTTCTTTCTTGCCGAAGAAGTCCCAAATTTTATCAGCTCTCTTCTCTGGTCTGTTCTCATCATCAGGAAGATTCTTCTGGTCCTCTTTGGAGATCATGTTGAATATCGACTATAAACAGAAAGTTTCTTTCATCATTATAGAGATTTGAGCAGCACGCAAAACATGATGTTACCTCATCTCATCTCTTACACCTATTTCATCACATCTATTTCGCAATGACTCTACAACTGACCTCGACGATCTCCTGGATCTCCTTCTTGGTTATGCTTCCGTTGTGGTCGATGTCGTACAGGTTGAATGCCCACTCCAGTTTCTGTATGGTTCTCCCAGAGGAGGTCAAGTGCAGGGCCATGATGTACTCCTTAAAGTCCAGCATCCCATCACTGCAGGGTTCAATATCATTCAATTACTCTGTTTCTATATCCCACAAGTGCTAATTATGCAGAGCAGTGCAAATCAGCAGGAACGTTGTAATGATCATGTAATCTATCCATCACCTGTTGGAATCGAAGCTCCTGAAGACGTGGCGTGCATAAGCCTTGGGGTCTGCGTCGGGGAAGAATTTGATGTAGATGGCCTCAAACTGCTGCTTGCTGATTCGCCCACTGGGACACTCTCTCAGGAAGGTCTGGTACCTATAGAGGATGAAATGAAGATGGATCAAAGAGTATCTACGTCTCAAATGACACCTTTCTCTCTATAAAGTGTCTTTATTTTGACCAGAATTGTAAGTTCTAGGTACCCGGTACATAGCTGCTCCTCGCTGTACTTGGTGTTCAATTTCAGCTCCTCTAGGAGATCCTTGGACAGGGAAACACTTTTGCTGTTGCCCATCTCTCCTGTGTTTCGGGATCGTTgtcctctatttttctctctgtttAATCCCTCTCTGTCCGTTGCTCTATTTTGCTCGATTCCTCCTTTGTTCTTTATCAGTTTCTTTCTCTTCCACAGTCTCTTTGTTTTCTCTGCGCTCTCATGTGAGGGGACCCACTCAATCCTAGTCTGGTGCACCTCTGCTCTGACCAGAAACAAACACTGGCCCTCTTGTTCTCTGCTATTTAAATGGAGACAGATTGGTATTGGTCCAGACTGGGTGTAGGGGAGATTATAGTACACACAGCTGGTGATTTTCAGTGCACTCAACTGACACCTACATTGAAATGGATAGGGATTAAACAGCAGGGAACCTCATGGTCTAATACTGTTTGATTAGATTGGTGTCTGTGTATTACCTGTTTTACACTGATACACAGTGATAGGCAAAAAACACATATGAACATGAGTCATCACTATCACAAGCTGTGATTATTCATAAGTATGACATTGTAATTTGTCAATTACTCAGGTAAAAAGAAAAGTTTTTATATgtataaatatatgtatatattgaacaaaaatataaacgtaacatgcaacaatttcaacgattttaatgagttcaaatcaaattttatttgtcacatactgtcacgttcctgaccttattttcctttgtttagctttgtttagttggtcaggacgtgagctgggtgggcagtctatgttgtttgtttctatgtttagtttcattgttaattagccttatatggttctcaatcaggggcaggtgtttgacgtttcctctgattgagaaccatattaaggtaggctgttcacaccgtttgtttgtgggtgattgtgttcctgtgtctgtgtatgtcgcaccacacgggactgtttcgttttcgttcgtgtaTGTGTTCGTTCCTGTTAGTGCGTTATGTTCTCTAGTTCAGGTTTGTTCacaccgtttattgttttgtagttattcaagtgttcttcgtgttcgtcgtcttgtttaaataaaattcatcatgtattccacctacgctgcattttggtccgatccttctcgcctctcctcgtcagatgaggaggacgacttagacgaGCGtgacacatacacatggttaacagatgttaatgcgagtgtagcgaaatgcttgtgcttctagttccgaccatgcagtagtttctaacaagtaatctaaccaaacaatttcacaacacctaccttatacacacacagtgtaaaggaatgaataagaatatgtacataaaaaaatatgaatgagctatggccaaacggcataggcaagatgcagtagatggtatagagtacagtatatacatatgagatgagtaatgtagggtatgtaaactttatataaagtggcattgtttaaagtggctagtgatacactTATTATATcaatttttcattattaaagtggctagagatgagtcagtatgttggcagcagccactcaatgttagtgatggctgtttaacagtgtcgtgtctttggctatgccggattaagttttatgacatgctattctataaaatactttctccgtaattaatattacctgattgaactaatcatgtaaatgtaattaactagaggggcaccacgaaataatatttatagagctgttatcttccgaataaactcttaaagacctaatcatattttacatcaatagcagtcaatattaatcgtcatcttatttcagtctcatctgaaagttgtaaattcttggttatcttcacgaaccctggctaacaagttgaatcagcaatacaaaattgggtttaattatttatttactaaatacctaactaaatcacacagaattacatatacacggactaaatcataccttgattacaaattccGTCAtaaagaaaacgtccctagcgggtgaaaccgatatgacagcttgttacacaaaagaaaaggggctgggttttagtgaaagagcgggagactggaacagaggcgaagctgtgctatcgtaaatacagtatcttatgcattctaaattaccgcccatttggaaaaggaaaatgcaataaatatttactctgagctgcgcttcagtaggttggtggtagatggaagaccgtgttgccaaaccgagtcctctgtcctttgaagaatgtctctggtggtcactggatacgttgtagtaacgtcgttgtgtagtagactggatactctgactgtccttcctaacctgcgtctgtagcagctgttgctaactcaacggttaggaggtatcacttctgtagtgaataagatttcaaagttcataccagtcgcaaccaaagctcatgctgaggttggtttcgttctgtagttattaccTGAACCAATCTGACATGGGATCGTCACCCTCATATCCTCGGAACAGAAGGTTacatttttgtcaatggcttatatagtggagggagaggggtgtgtctgaaaagattataacccatgtctcttcacagggccgggccactgattgagcagaggcccaaacttatgaaaacccaaatctctcatttggaagctaaaaataaatgtaatctcttcacaaataatttcatattcaaacatttgaattaaacaacaattccatgtgaatccgatacctctgatgtttagactttccacagtagagtttatgtcattctatcattgatgagaatgtgtcagagggccaccgaactgacataatataccttaagtaccaccgcatatgttcagttggtcggattaccagaatatagttcatttccccccaacttctgatgttcccagaatctctatgttaaccaaaggggctttctaatgtcacatcagtagagtagggagaggaacgggggggggaagaggtatttatgactgtcataaacctacccccaggccaacgtcatgacaacagtctgatggccttgagatagaagctgtagaagctgtttttcagtctctcggtcccagctttgatgcacctgtactgacctcgccttctgaatgatagcggggtgaacaggcagtggctcaggtggttgctgtccttgatgatctttttggccttcctgtgacaatgggtggtgtaggtgtcctggagggcaggtagtttgcccccggtgatgcgttgtgcagacctcactaccctctggagagccttacggttgtgggcggagcagttgccgtaccaggcggtgatgcagcccgacaggatgctctcgattgtgcatctgtcaaagtttgtgagtgttcttggtgacaagccaaatttcttcagcctcctgaggttgaagaggcgctgctgcgccttcttcaccacgttgtctgtgtgggtggaccatttcagtttgtccgtgatgtgtacgccgaggaacttaaaactttccaccttctccactactgtcccgtcgatgtggatagggggctgttccctctgctgtttcctgaagtccacgatcatctccttcattttgttgacattgagtgtgaggttattttcctgacaccacactctgagggccctcacctcctccctataggccgtctcgtcgttgttggtaatcaatcaaaatcaaaatcactaccactgtagtgtcgtctgcaaactaatagttcatataaggaaatcagtgaattgaaataaattcattgggccctaatctatggatttcacatgactgggaatacagatatacctTAAAAAAAcgttaggggcgtggatcagaaaaccagtcagtatctggtgtgacaaccatttgcctcatgcagcgtgacagatttcattcgcatagagttgatcaggctgttgattgtggcctgtgaaataTTATCCCACTCcgcttcaatggctgtgcgaagttgttggatattggcgggaactggaacacgctgttgtacacgtcgatccagagcattccaaacatgctcgatgggtgacatgtctggtgagtatgcaggccatggaataaatgggatattttcagcttccagggagtgtgtacagatccttacgaCATGGAGACGtggattatcatgctgaaatatgaggtgatggcaggcggatgaatggcacaacaatgggccccaggatctcgtcacggtatctctgtgcattcaaattgccatcgataaaatgcaattgtgttcgttgtccgtagcttatgcctgcccataccataaccccaccgccaccatggagcaCTCAGTTCACAAAGTTGACATCAGAAAACAGCTCGTCCACACGACGCCACAAGGTGCACCACTTTAATGTTTAATCggcttcttgatatgacacacctatcagttggatggattatattggcaaatgagaaatgctcactaacagggatgtaaacaaatttgtgcacaaaattggagagaaataagctttttctgcatatggaacatttctgggatcttttatttcagctcatgaaatacaGTAccaacactttgttgcttttatattttggttcagcgcattcagaaagtattcagaccccttccctttttccacattttgttacattatagccgtattcatcaatctacacacaatactccataatgacaaaacaggtttttagaaatgtttgctaatttattacaaataaaaaacaggaataccttatttacattagtgttcagaccctttgctatgagactacaaatttagctcaggtgcttcctgtttccattgatcatccttgagatgtttctacaacttggagtccacctgtggtaaaatcaattgattggacatgatttggaaaggcacacacctgtttatataaggtcccacagttgacagtgcatgtcagagcaaaaaccaagccttgaggttgaaggaattgttcgtagagctccgagacaggattgtgtcgaggctcagatctggggaagggtaccaaaacattggaggtccccaagaacacagtgacctccatcattcttaagtggaagaagtttggaaccaccaagactcttcatagagctggctgcccggccaaactgagcaatcgggggaggtgaccaagaactcgatggtgactctgacagagctccagagttcctctgtggagatgggacaactatctctgcagcactccaccaatcaggcctttatggtagggtgaccagacggaagccactcctcagtagaaggtacatgacagcccgcttggagtttgccaaagattctctggtctgatgaaatcaagattgaactctttggcctgaatgccaattgtcacatctggaggaaacttggtaccatccctacggtaaagcatggtggtggaagccttatgctgtggggaagtttttcagcggcagagactgggagtctagtcaggatcgagggtaagatgaacagagcaaagtacagagaggtctttgatgaaaacctgctccagagcactcaggacctcagactgggacctTCCACTACGACAACGAccctaggcacacagccaagacaacgcaggagtggcttcaggacaagtctctgagcgtacttgagtggcccagccagagcccggacttgaatccgatcgaacatctctggatagacttgaaaatagctgtgcaacgactctacccatccaatctgacagagcttgagaggatctgtagagaagaatgggagaaactccccaaatacagctgtgccaagttTCTAGCGTCATATCCGAGAAGAATCCAGGCTGTAATCGCAGCCAaaagttcttcaacaaagtactgagtaatgggtctgaatacttttgtaaataagttatttctgtttttcattttaaatgcatttgcacaaatttctaaaatcttgtttttgctttgtcattatggggtattgtgtttagattgctgAGTAATATTTtgtattcaatccattttagaacaaggctgtaatgtaacaaaatgtgggaaaagtcaaggggtctgaatactttccgaaggcactctaCATGTGTGAATGGATACGACAGTGGATACTGTCTCCTTTGGATCAAAATGAAAGGAGGTAGTTACTGCCACACAACACTTAGCAGCAGTAAGAGGTAATCTGCTGAGCAGACCCACTGCTGTGTCTGAACATCTCTGACTAATCTCAAGGGAATTAACTCAGTAAAAGCATTGAGACGCCAGGGAGACGATAAAAACAAGAACATCTCTGATTAAACCCATACGTTTAAAAAGCTTTTTCTCTACATTCATTGTTATTGTACAAATTGTATAGTTGACTTTAAAACACAGCTTTGGCTTGTTCATTGATTATGCTTTATAAGGCAAATTGACGACTGTGGAATGAATAGATCTTCCTCTAACTATTTAGGCTTTGTTATCGCCCAAGTGAGCACCAATGGTTTTGTCGCTGTGTGCTGAGTAACACAAGAAAAGAAGAGGGAGTCTTAAATAATCCACAGCAAGCGCAGCATTTCATAACCCACTTAACGCTATATACCTCCGGTATACCTCCGGTGACGTAACATCAACTGTGAGACGATTGTTAGCTGTTCATGTCTTATTGCTATGCAACAAGCCGATACAAGAAACAAAGTAGAGGAGCGCATTGGATACGTCACATGAGTCCAGAGTTTCAGTGTGTGCCACCGATTGCACAGGTACGTTCCTTATGCATCTTGTTTTGTAGAAAATAACAATACAATAGACAGCTTGGGATGCAGGGTTGCTTGCTTTCTAGAGACAGATGTAGAGGCTGCGAGAGCAAGGTGGACAGAAATCTGATATTATTTGGTTTCCAGTGAGTcgtttcaggatgaatcaaattAAACCTGTGGCATCGATCCACaaaccctccctctcttccaggcCTGGATTTGACTTTTAGGACTTGACAGCGTAGCTGTAGACTGTGTTTTTCACTAGCGCCAGctactacagcctactacagagtCATTTTCAGCCGGGTACTTTTTCCACTTAAATTAACAAGGCTACTTTTCAATTCGCTAGTCAGTTGATGCCCTCTCCACCTAGAATGAACAATATGCATCTTCTAGCGATTGATAGGACAAgcgcctgtcagtcacaaagtgAGCGATGACAGTGAAACACTGCTGGTTTAACAGTCTGCTGTATGTCCCGCCTCTCGGTACctgggcgtgtgtgtgttgttgcagtCAAATGTCTACACGGGGTGGATAGAACATGAATTTGCACGTCTTTTATAATGTGGTAACAATGTCTAAATCCACTTAGCCTATTGCTTTCTGGCACATTCATGTA includes the following:
- the LOC139569693 gene encoding recoverin-like, with translation MGNSKSVSLSKDLLEELKLNTKYSEEQLCTGYQTFLRECPSGRISKQQFEAIYIKFFPDADPKAYARHVFRSFDSNSDGMLDFKEYIMALHLTSSGRTIQKLEWAFNLYDIDHNGSITKKEIQEIVESIFNMISKEDQKNLPDDENRPEKRADKIWDFFGKKENDKLTEEEFIQGVMENKNILRLVQFDQPQKVQERLNEMKH